Proteins encoded in a region of the Cygnus olor isolate bCygOlo1 chromosome 4, bCygOlo1.pri.v2, whole genome shotgun sequence genome:
- the ELOVL6 gene encoding elongation of very long chain fatty acids protein 6 isoform X3, whose amino-acid sequence MNKRAKFELRKPLVLWSLSLAVFSILGAVRTAPFMLYILMTKGLKQSVCDQSFYIGPVSKFWAYAFVLSKAPELGDTIFIILRKQKLIFLHWYHHITVLLYSWYSYKDMVAGGGWFMTMNYGVHAVMYSYYALRAAGFRVSRKFAMFITLSQITQMLVGCVINYLVFSWMQHGQCHSHVQNIIWSSLMYLSYFVLFCHFFFEAYIGKTTKARKVD is encoded by the exons ATGAACAAGCGAGCAAAATTTGAACTGAGGAAACCACTAGTGCTCTGGTCCCTGAGCCTTGCCGTCTTCAG tataCTTGGTGCTGTTCGAACTGCTCCTTTCATGCTGTACATTTTGATGACCAAAGGCCTGAAGCAGTCAGTGTGCGACCAGAGTTTTTACATTGGACCTGTCAGCAAATTCTGGGCATATGCATTTGTGCTAAGCAAAGCACCCGAACTAG GAGATACAATATTCATTATTCTTAGGAAACAGAAGCTCATCTTCTTACACTGGTACCATCACATTACTGTGTTACTTTATTCTTGGTATTCCTACAAGGACATGGTGGCTGGCGGTGGCTGGTTTATGACCATGAACTATGGAGTGCACGCCGTTATGTACTCTTACTATGCCTTGCGGGCTGCTGGCTTCAGAGTCTCACGCAAGTTTGCCATGTTCATCACCTTGTCGCAGATCACCCAGATGCTGGTTGGTTGTGTAATCAATTACCTGGTCTTCTCCTGGATGCAGCATGGCCAGTGCCATTCCCATGTGCAGAACATCATCTGGTCCTCTCTCATGTACCTCAGCTACTTTGTTCTCttctgccattttttctttgaggCCTATATTGGCAAAACGACAAAAGCAAGGAAGGTTGACTAG